Proteins co-encoded in one Christiangramia fulva genomic window:
- the pxpA gene encoding 5-oxoprolinase subunit PxpA — protein sequence MKKKIHINCDLGEGGEHDADLMPLISACNIACGGHAGNLDTMHRTVQLAMENKIEIGAHPSYPDKTNFGRKSMKMSDEDLKLSIEAQVLTLKQIIEAEGGKLSHIKLHGALYNDAAKDENIARTVIDALDLLEENYRLFVPFNSKISEYAMGKYELFCEVFGDRNYEHDLSLVSRSKPNAVIDQKEQVFEHVFSMFRDKKITTISGEKINCKADTFCIHSDTNSAVEILEYLHKKFAEEGISIINS from the coding sequence ATGAAAAAAAAGATACATATTAACTGCGACCTCGGTGAAGGCGGAGAACATGATGCCGATTTAATGCCGCTTATTTCTGCCTGTAATATTGCCTGCGGTGGCCATGCCGGTAACCTTGATACCATGCATAGAACCGTACAGTTAGCTATGGAAAATAAAATAGAAATTGGTGCTCATCCTTCTTATCCCGATAAAACAAATTTCGGGCGGAAAAGTATGAAGATGTCGGATGAAGATCTAAAACTTTCTATCGAAGCGCAGGTGCTCACATTGAAGCAGATCATAGAAGCTGAAGGTGGAAAGCTTTCCCATATAAAACTTCATGGCGCGCTTTATAATGATGCGGCAAAAGATGAAAATATTGCCAGAACTGTAATCGATGCCCTTGATTTATTAGAAGAAAATTACAGGCTTTTTGTGCCTTTTAATTCTAAAATTTCTGAATATGCCATGGGGAAATATGAACTGTTCTGCGAGGTTTTCGGTGATAGAAATTATGAGCATGATCTAAGCCTGGTTTCGCGGTCAAAACCCAATGCGGTAATCGATCAAAAAGAGCAGGTTTTTGAGCATGTTTTTTCCATGTTCCGGGATAAAAAAATCACCACAATTTCAGGCGAAAAAATCAACTGTAAAGCCGATACTTTTTGCATTCACAGCGATACGAATTCGGCTGTTGAAATTCTTGAATATCTACATAAAAAATTTGCCGAAGAAGGCATTTCAATTATCAATTCCTAA
- a CDS encoding Nramp family divalent metal transporter: MKDFLKNLGPGILVSAAFIGPGTVTVCSLAGVHFGYSLLWALLISVIACIILQEMSARLGLITGKSLSENIRQELKPPVIRNTVLILIFSAIVIGNAAYEAGNITGAVLGMEAITGSLNIVIGDFSLNFWSLIIGLFAFLLLWLGTYKKIEKAFIALVFLMSISFIVTAFLTRPKLSEVLEGFIPQQFNAGLFTIIALVGTTVVPYNLFLHASLVSEKWNGRKNLPILRKELVFSIILGGLVSMAILICAAAADVQGIENAADLAVGLEPLFGSLAKYFLALGLLAAGITSAITAPLAAAFVVKGCLGWKGGFASGRFKSVWIIVLMLGIIFSGIGLKPVQIINFAQISNGLVLPIVAFFLFWIVNRRSLMGEDKNTLFQNILGVAVIALAFFLGLKSVWNVIQNW; the protein is encoded by the coding sequence GTGAAGGATTTTCTGAAAAACCTGGGACCTGGAATTCTTGTTTCTGCAGCTTTTATTGGTCCCGGTACAGTAACCGTATGTAGTCTCGCCGGGGTTCATTTTGGATATTCCCTTTTGTGGGCCCTGCTTATATCTGTTATTGCCTGTATCATTCTTCAGGAAATGTCGGCTCGATTAGGATTGATCACAGGAAAAAGCCTTAGCGAAAACATAAGGCAGGAACTAAAGCCTCCGGTGATAAGAAATACTGTTCTGATCCTTATTTTTTCAGCCATAGTGATAGGAAATGCTGCCTACGAAGCAGGAAATATTACCGGCGCCGTTTTAGGAATGGAAGCAATTACAGGAAGTTTAAATATTGTCATTGGTGACTTTTCTCTTAATTTCTGGAGCCTTATTATTGGCCTTTTTGCTTTTTTACTTTTATGGCTGGGAACCTATAAAAAGATTGAAAAAGCTTTTATTGCTCTTGTTTTCCTGATGAGCATTTCCTTTATTGTGACAGCTTTTCTTACCAGACCAAAACTTTCTGAAGTTCTTGAAGGTTTTATTCCGCAGCAGTTTAATGCAGGCTTATTCACGATTATCGCCCTGGTGGGAACTACTGTGGTGCCTTATAACCTTTTTCTTCACGCTTCACTGGTAAGTGAAAAATGGAACGGCAGGAAAAATTTGCCAATTCTTAGAAAAGAACTGGTTTTTTCCATCATACTGGGAGGATTGGTATCTATGGCGATTTTGATCTGTGCGGCTGCTGCAGATGTTCAAGGGATTGAGAATGCGGCTGACCTTGCTGTTGGCCTGGAACCATTGTTTGGGAGTTTAGCGAAATATTTCCTTGCTCTCGGCTTGCTTGCTGCTGGAATAACTTCTGCCATAACTGCGCCCCTGGCCGCAGCTTTTGTGGTAAAAGGATGTTTAGGGTGGAAAGGAGGTTTTGCTTCGGGTCGGTTCAAGAGTGTCTGGATAATCGTTCTGATGCTCGGTATCATTTTTTCTGGGATTGGGTTGAAACCTGTACAAATAATCAATTTCGCTCAAATCTCTAACGGTCTGGTGCTGCCGATTGTGGCATTTTTCTTATTTTGGATAGTGAATCGCCGTTCTCTGATGGGTGAAGATAAAAATACACTCTTTCAGAATATTTTGGGAGTAGCGGTTATTGCCCTGGCTTTTTTCCTTGGGCTTAAATCGGTGTGGAACGTAATTCAGAACTGGTAA
- a CDS encoding DUF2891 domain-containing protein — protein MKKLILIIVVFGLISCKGDRSEDIEKATDNTDSVSTEDLIPESLKNIDPVVLTTEEANKLVELPLKCINTEYPNKLGQTLENKAAIGEPHELHPAFYGCFDWHSSVHAHWSLITLLKNFPEIEKKEAVREALKNSLSEENIQGEIKYFKREESDSYERTYGWAWLLKLAEALKTWDDPLGQELYQNLQPLTQVIVQRFEEFLPKLNYPIRVGEHTNTAFALSFAYDYAKTVGNEEFMKIIKKRAEDFYLKDDNCPLSWEPSGYDFLSPCLEEVDIMRKVLPKNAFNLWMEDFMPQLKNKDFDMEVGEVSDRTDGKLVHLDGLNFSRAWVFYGLANEYPKKYGHLENLADKHVAKSFPNVVGDSYEGGHWLGTFAIYTLMKAGNPEKE, from the coding sequence ATGAAAAAACTTATTTTGATAATTGTCGTTTTCGGACTTATTTCCTGTAAAGGAGACCGATCTGAAGATATAGAAAAAGCAACAGATAACACCGATTCTGTGTCTACTGAGGATTTAATACCTGAAAGTTTGAAAAATATCGACCCTGTGGTACTCACCACTGAAGAAGCCAATAAATTGGTTGAATTACCTCTGAAATGTATAAATACCGAATATCCCAATAAACTCGGCCAGACGCTGGAAAATAAGGCTGCCATAGGAGAACCCCATGAACTTCATCCTGCATTTTACGGCTGTTTTGACTGGCATTCTTCTGTTCACGCGCATTGGTCTTTAATTACTTTATTAAAGAATTTTCCGGAAATCGAAAAAAAGGAAGCCGTAAGGGAAGCTTTAAAAAATTCTCTTTCTGAAGAAAATATTCAGGGCGAAATAAAGTATTTTAAAAGGGAAGAGAGTGATTCGTATGAGCGTACTTACGGCTGGGCCTGGTTGTTAAAACTTGCTGAAGCTCTTAAAACCTGGGATGATCCCCTGGGCCAGGAACTCTATCAAAATTTGCAGCCATTAACTCAGGTAATCGTGCAGCGTTTTGAAGAATTCCTTCCAAAACTGAATTATCCTATTCGGGTTGGGGAACATACCAACACTGCTTTTGCACTTTCTTTTGCCTATGATTATGCAAAAACTGTCGGAAATGAAGAATTCATGAAAATCATTAAAAAACGCGCTGAAGATTTTTATCTGAAAGATGATAATTGTCCTCTTTCCTGGGAACCCAGCGGGTATGATTTTCTTTCTCCCTGTCTTGAGGAGGTTGATATAATGAGGAAAGTGCTTCCTAAAAACGCCTTTAACCTGTGGATGGAAGATTTTATGCCTCAGCTCAAAAATAAAGATTTCGACATGGAAGTAGGGGAAGTTTCTGATAGGACCGACGGGAAACTGGTGCACCTTGACGGCCTTAATTTTAGCCGCGCCTGGGTATTTTACGGGCTGGCCAATGAATATCCTAAAAAATACGGCCATTTGGAAAATCTTGCCGATAAACATGTTGCAAAATCCTTTCCCAATGTAGTAGGAGATAGTTATGAAGGTGGCCACTGGTTGGGAACTTTCGCGATTTATACCTTAATGAAGGCGGGAAATCCTGAAAAAGAGTGA
- a CDS encoding alpha-amylase family glycosyl hydrolase has product MKKLILFLFMVSLITSCKNEQKEEQPVKQEQVQDSLPPINDDVLETAVIYEANIRDYSPEGTLDAFTKDVPKLKNLGVKIIWVMPIYPISMKKRKATADKSIEDIKDPEEKKKYLGSYYAIQDYSAVNDDYGTIEDFDELVQTAHENGMYVILDWVANHTGWDHPWLKEHPEYYTKDKNGEITEPINPETGEKWGWTDVADLNYENPALREAMRDEMMFWINHDIDGFRCDVAGNVPTDFWEKTVKQMKKIKPIFMLAESEDRDLFEQAFDMGYNWEGYHIMNSIALGKATAKTWDNYMKKVDSTYQEDDILMNFVTNHDENSWSGTVAERLGDASETMLALTYTIPGMPLIYNGQEYDMNKRLKFFEKDTIPKTKGKVYPLAVKLGKLKNTNPALNGGKNDASYTRLKTSDEEKILAFKRAKEGNEVYYIANFTAKPVTFTVDLTGDFNDYINRGDFSLKADQEIQFQPWEYKILTNK; this is encoded by the coding sequence ATGAAGAAACTGATTTTATTTCTTTTTATGGTGAGTTTGATTACTTCCTGTAAAAATGAACAGAAAGAAGAGCAGCCTGTAAAACAGGAACAGGTTCAGGATAGTCTTCCGCCAATAAATGACGATGTGCTGGAAACAGCCGTGATCTATGAGGCGAATATTCGCGATTATTCACCAGAAGGAACTCTTGACGCTTTTACGAAAGACGTTCCAAAGCTTAAAAACCTCGGGGTAAAGATCATTTGGGTAATGCCTATTTATCCTATTTCCATGAAAAAGAGGAAAGCTACTGCCGATAAATCTATTGAAGATATTAAGGATCCTGAAGAGAAGAAAAAGTACCTGGGGAGCTATTATGCGATCCAGGATTATTCGGCGGTGAACGATGATTATGGTACCATCGAAGATTTTGACGAACTGGTACAAACGGCCCATGAGAATGGGATGTATGTCATTCTCGACTGGGTCGCTAACCATACTGGCTGGGATCATCCCTGGCTAAAGGAGCATCCTGAATATTATACCAAAGACAAAAATGGAGAAATTACCGAGCCTATTAATCCGGAAACCGGGGAAAAATGGGGCTGGACCGATGTTGCTGATCTAAATTACGAAAATCCCGCGCTGCGTGAGGCCATGCGTGATGAAATGATGTTCTGGATCAATCACGATATAGATGGTTTTCGTTGTGATGTTGCGGGAAATGTTCCCACCGATTTCTGGGAAAAAACTGTAAAACAGATGAAAAAAATAAAACCCATTTTCATGTTGGCCGAGTCTGAAGACCGTGACCTTTTTGAACAGGCTTTCGACATGGGTTACAATTGGGAGGGATACCATATCATGAATTCCATTGCGCTGGGGAAAGCCACTGCCAAAACCTGGGATAATTATATGAAGAAAGTAGATTCTACTTATCAGGAAGATGATATTTTGATGAATTTTGTCACCAATCATGACGAAAATTCGTGGAGTGGCACCGTGGCCGAAAGATTGGGCGATGCTTCAGAAACCATGCTGGCCCTTACTTATACCATTCCCGGCATGCCCCTGATCTATAACGGGCAGGAATACGACATGAACAAAAGGCTGAAATTCTTTGAAAAAGACACTATTCCTAAAACAAAAGGAAAAGTTTATCCGCTTGCAGTCAAACTCGGAAAACTTAAAAACACCAATCCGGCATTGAACGGTGGTAAGAACGATGCCTCTTATACCAGGTTAAAAACTTCAGATGAAGAAAAGATCCTTGCTTTCAAAAGAGCGAAGGAAGGGAATGAGGTTTATTATATCGCTAATTTTACTGCCAAACCGGTGACATTTACGGTAGATCTTACAGGAGATTTCAACGATTATATTAACAGAGGGGATTTCAGTTTAAAGGCCGATCAGGAAATCCAATTTCAGCCCTGGGAATATAAAATATTGACGAATAAGTAA
- a CDS encoding YifB family Mg chelatase-like AAA ATPase, with protein sequence MLVKVYGSAVFGVEATTITVEVNVTSGIGYHLVGLPDNAVKESSYRITAALQNNNFKLPGKKIIINMAPADLRKEGSAYDLTFAIGILAASQQINADNISDYLIMGELSLDGSLQPIKGALPIAIQAKKEGYKGFILPEQNAREAAIVKDLEVYGIRNITQVTDFFDKGVALERTEINTRESFYNNLDNLDNDFSDVKGQESIKRCMEIAAAGGHNIILIGPPGAGKTMLAKRLPSILPPMTLQEALETTKIHSVAGKIRENVGLLAQRPFRSPHHTISDVALVGGGTYPQPGEISLAHNGVLFLDELPEFKRGVLEVMRQPLEDREVTISRAKFSVTYPSSFMLVASMNPSPGGYFNDPSAPVTSSPAEMQRYLSKVSGPLLDRIDIHIEVTPVPFDKLNEERKGENSIEIRKRVTAAREIQAKRYENHENIHYNAQMGPSLLRKCCKLDDASKNLLKTAMERLNLSARAYDRILKVSRTIADLEASEDICGNHIGEAIQYRSLDREGWFG encoded by the coding sequence ATGCTGGTAAAGGTATATGGGAGTGCAGTTTTTGGAGTTGAAGCCACAACGATTACTGTAGAAGTGAATGTAACTTCAGGAATTGGTTACCATTTGGTGGGCCTGCCAGACAATGCAGTGAAAGAATCGAGTTATCGCATTACCGCTGCTCTTCAGAACAACAATTTTAAACTTCCTGGAAAAAAGATCATTATCAATATGGCGCCTGCCGATCTTCGTAAAGAAGGATCTGCCTATGATCTTACTTTTGCCATCGGAATCCTGGCTGCTTCCCAACAAATAAATGCCGATAATATTTCAGATTACCTTATAATGGGGGAACTTTCCCTTGACGGAAGCTTACAACCCATAAAAGGTGCATTGCCCATTGCCATTCAGGCGAAAAAGGAAGGATACAAAGGCTTTATCCTTCCGGAACAGAACGCGCGTGAAGCCGCAATTGTCAAAGATCTTGAGGTTTATGGGATAAGGAATATCACCCAGGTGACCGATTTTTTTGATAAAGGAGTGGCCCTGGAACGAACCGAAATAAATACCCGGGAATCTTTCTATAATAACCTAGACAACCTTGATAATGATTTTTCAGATGTAAAAGGCCAGGAATCTATAAAAAGATGTATGGAAATTGCTGCCGCTGGAGGCCATAATATTATTTTAATCGGGCCACCGGGAGCAGGAAAAACAATGTTGGCCAAACGTTTGCCCAGTATTCTTCCGCCCATGACTCTACAGGAAGCTCTCGAAACCACCAAGATCCATAGTGTGGCGGGAAAGATCAGGGAAAATGTGGGCTTACTGGCACAGCGACCTTTCCGAAGTCCGCACCATACAATTTCAGATGTAGCCCTTGTAGGCGGTGGTACATATCCGCAGCCAGGAGAAATTTCGCTGGCTCATAACGGGGTACTTTTCCTGGATGAACTCCCGGAATTCAAACGTGGAGTTTTGGAAGTGATGCGGCAGCCGCTCGAAGACCGGGAAGTGACCATTTCGAGAGCAAAATTCAGTGTTACCTACCCTTCCAGTTTTATGCTGGTCGCGAGCATGAATCCGAGCCCGGGAGGCTATTTTAATGATCCTTCGGCGCCGGTGACATCTTCGCCGGCTGAAATGCAGCGCTATTTAAGTAAAGTTAGTGGCCCGCTTTTGGACCGTATAGATATTCATATTGAAGTTACGCCGGTTCCTTTTGATAAGCTTAATGAGGAAAGAAAGGGTGAAAATAGTATAGAGATCAGGAAGCGGGTAACGGCAGCCAGGGAAATTCAGGCAAAGCGGTATGAAAACCATGAAAACATTCACTATAATGCGCAAATGGGACCTTCATTGCTGAGAAAATGTTGTAAACTTGATGACGCGAGCAAAAATCTGCTGAAAACTGCTATGGAAAGATTGAATCTTTCTGCAAGGGCTTATGACCGAATTCTTAAAGTTTCCCGCACTATTGCTGATCTTGAAGCTTCTGAAGATATCTGTGGCAACCATATAGGTGAAGCCATTCAGTACAGAAGTCTTGACCGTGAGGGCTGGTTTGGATAA
- a CDS encoding N-acetylglucosamine kinase produces MILIADGGSTKCDWILLDHEGEQVLKTRTKGLNPAVFKEPVLEERLLENSDLAEVKHKIEKVHFYGAGCGTPTPKELLRSILSGYFTNAEEVLVMEDMVAAVYAATTEPGIVCILGTGSNSCFFDGEKIHQAVDSLGYTLMDEASGNYFGKRLIRDYYYKRMPPEIAESFEKAFDVNSDVIKLNLYRRENPNTYLANFAEFIFTNERNGYFYKLLHEGMYDFVQSRVLCYPQVRSVPVHFVGSIAYFSQDIIQAVVQPYGIELGNFVRRPIDGIIEYYRQHIIKV; encoded by the coding sequence ATGATTTTAATAGCTGACGGAGGATCCACGAAATGTGACTGGATACTTCTGGATCATGAAGGAGAACAGGTTCTAAAAACCAGGACCAAGGGACTTAATCCTGCCGTTTTTAAAGAGCCCGTGCTAGAGGAAAGACTGCTTGAAAACTCCGATTTAGCTGAGGTAAAGCACAAGATAGAAAAGGTCCATTTTTACGGTGCCGGTTGCGGGACTCCTACTCCAAAGGAACTCCTCAGGAGTATTCTTTCCGGATATTTTACCAATGCAGAAGAAGTTTTAGTGATGGAAGACATGGTGGCAGCCGTTTATGCGGCCACAACAGAACCCGGGATCGTATGTATCCTCGGTACAGGTTCCAACAGTTGCTTTTTTGACGGAGAGAAGATTCACCAGGCGGTAGATTCCCTGGGATATACTTTGATGGATGAGGCCAGCGGGAATTACTTCGGAAAAAGGCTCATCAGGGATTACTATTATAAAAGAATGCCTCCGGAAATTGCCGAAAGTTTTGAAAAGGCCTTTGATGTAAATTCTGATGTTATAAAACTGAATCTATACCGAAGGGAAAACCCTAATACATATCTTGCCAATTTCGCTGAATTCATTTTTACTAATGAACGCAACGGTTATTTTTACAAACTGTTGCATGAAGGTATGTATGATTTTGTTCAATCGCGTGTGTTATGTTACCCGCAGGTAAGATCGGTTCCCGTACATTTTGTGGGGAGCATCGCTTACTTTAGTCAGGACATTATCCAGGCCGTGGTTCAACCATACGGCATCGAATTGGGCAATTTTGTAAGAAGACCTATAGATGGCATTATCGAATATTACAGGCAACATATCATTAAGGTATAA
- the pfkA gene encoding 6-phosphofructokinase yields MAENIRNIAVLTSGGDAPGMNAAIRAVVRACSFYKLDCTGVYRGYQGLIEADFEKLDARSVRNIINKGGTFLKSTRSMEFKTKKGRKKAYDNLVANNVDALVVIGGDGTFTGGQLFSQEHNFPIVGIPATIDNDINGTDFTLGYDTALNTVVEAIDKIRDTASSHNRLFLVEVMGRDAGDIALNSGIGAGAEEILIPEENLGAERLIDSLRKSKKSGKTSSIIVVAEGEKSGKNIFELAKFIEENLDEYEIRVSVLGHIQRGGSPSCFDRVLASKLGVGAVEALMKGKSEIMVGIHHQKVVHVDLEIAIKDDAKIDNELRRVADITSV; encoded by the coding sequence ATGGCAGAAAATATAAGAAACATCGCGGTTTTGACTTCCGGGGGAGACGCTCCAGGAATGAACGCTGCAATTCGAGCAGTAGTACGTGCCTGTTCATTTTATAAATTAGATTGTACAGGTGTTTACAGAGGCTATCAGGGTCTAATTGAAGCCGATTTTGAAAAGCTGGATGCGCGTTCGGTTAGAAACATAATAAATAAAGGCGGGACTTTTCTCAAATCTACCCGCTCCATGGAATTTAAAACTAAAAAAGGCCGTAAAAAGGCCTATGATAATTTAGTTGCTAATAATGTTGATGCCCTTGTGGTTATAGGCGGGGATGGTACCTTTACCGGTGGACAGCTTTTTAGTCAGGAACATAATTTCCCCATTGTGGGTATTCCTGCAACCATAGATAATGATATCAATGGCACCGATTTTACTCTTGGATATGATACCGCCTTAAATACTGTGGTTGAGGCAATTGATAAAATACGTGACACGGCAAGTTCTCATAACCGCCTCTTTTTAGTGGAAGTAATGGGAAGAGATGCTGGTGATATTGCCCTTAACAGCGGTATAGGTGCCGGTGCGGAAGAAATTCTCATCCCTGAAGAAAACCTGGGAGCTGAAAGATTGATAGATTCACTTCGAAAAAGCAAGAAGTCTGGGAAAACCTCAAGTATCATTGTGGTGGCTGAAGGCGAAAAAAGTGGAAAAAACATCTTTGAACTGGCAAAATTCATCGAAGAAAACCTTGATGAATATGAGATAAGGGTTTCAGTGCTTGGCCATATTCAGCGGGGAGGATCCCCAAGCTGTTTTGACCGTGTGTTGGCAAGTAAACTTGGAGTAGGAGCCGTGGAGGCACTTATGAAAGGAAAATCGGAAATTATGGTTGGCATACATCATCAAAAAGTGGTGCATGTAGACCTTGAAATCGCCATTAAGGACGATGCTAAAATAGATAATGAATTACGAAGGGTGGCCGACATCACTTCGGTATAA
- the gap gene encoding type I glyceraldehyde-3-phosphate dehydrogenase translates to MSTKIGINGFGRIGRIAFRIAAQQENVEVVAINDLLDVEHLAYMLEYDSVHGKFNGSIEVKDGKLHVNGKEIRVTSEKNPADLKWDEAGVDVVLECTGIFKEKDSAKAHLDAGAKKVVISAPSKTAPMFVMGVNHKQVKADDHIVSNASCTTNCLAPLAKVIDDEFGIVEGLMTTVHASTSTQFTVDSPSRKNYRLGRSALANIIPTSTGAAVAVTKVIPALDGKLTGMAFRVPTTDVSVVDLTVRTEKSASYDDIKAAMKKAADGAYKGVISYTEEEVVSQDYVSNPHTSNFDAGAGIALNDHFFKLVAWYDNEYGYSAKLVDLAAHVASL, encoded by the coding sequence ATGAGTACAAAAATTGGAATTAATGGATTTGGGCGTATCGGAAGGATTGCCTTTCGTATAGCCGCTCAACAAGAGAATGTAGAAGTAGTTGCGATAAACGACCTGCTGGATGTTGAACATCTTGCTTATATGCTGGAATATGATTCGGTACATGGGAAATTCAATGGAAGCATTGAAGTAAAAGATGGAAAACTGCATGTAAACGGAAAAGAGATCCGTGTTACTTCAGAAAAAAATCCCGCCGACCTTAAATGGGATGAAGCAGGAGTTGATGTGGTATTGGAATGTACCGGTATCTTCAAGGAAAAAGATTCAGCAAAAGCTCACCTTGATGCCGGAGCGAAAAAAGTTGTGATCTCTGCTCCGTCTAAAACAGCTCCTATGTTTGTTATGGGAGTGAATCATAAACAAGTGAAGGCTGACGATCATATTGTATCTAACGCCTCATGTACTACAAACTGTCTTGCACCACTTGCAAAAGTGATCGATGATGAATTCGGAATCGTGGAAGGTTTGATGACAACAGTACATGCTTCAACTTCAACACAATTTACCGTAGATTCCCCATCAAGAAAGAATTACAGACTTGGTAGAAGCGCTTTAGCGAATATTATTCCTACCTCAACAGGTGCGGCAGTTGCAGTAACCAAAGTAATTCCGGCTCTTGACGGAAAACTTACCGGAATGGCATTTCGTGTGCCTACTACAGATGTATCAGTGGTTGACCTTACGGTAAGAACTGAAAAATCTGCTTCTTATGACGATATTAAAGCTGCAATGAAAAAAGCTGCTGATGGTGCCTATAAAGGAGTGATTTCTTATACCGAAGAAGAAGTGGTAAGCCAGGATTATGTTTCTAATCCGCACACCAGTAACTTCGATGCAGGTGCAGGAATCGCCCTTAACGACCATTTCTTTAAGTTGGTAGCCTGGTATGATAATGAATACGGATACTCCGCAAAACTTGTCGATCTTGCTGCTCACGTAGCTTCTTTATAA
- a CDS encoding glycoside hydrolase family 13 protein, producing the protein MKRLFFISLFLMSLNGFSQIERIEPPFWWTDMKMDELQVMLYGKDIAEYEVSAEEPVILRNVRRTENPNYLFVTINSGDLAAGKYKLNFSKNGKKKFSRNYELKEREENSAEREGFDASDAIYLIMPDRFANGNPENDSSPELQEKANRSKQGGRHGGDIQGIIDHLDYLEDLGITALWSTPLLEDDDPQYSYHTYAISDAYNIDKRYGSNEDYRRLADEMHKRDMKLIMDYVTNHWGAEHWMIKDLPTYDWIHQFPGYENSNYRMTTQYDQHKSKRDLRYCVDGWFTSTMPDLNQSNPLVLKYLTQNAIWWIEYAGLDGFRVDTYSYNDKDGIAKWTKAIMDEYPHFNIVGEVWMHDQAQISYWQKDSRIGAIQSFNSYLPSVMDFTLHDAIGTMFNEEEQNWGEGMVKAYDNFVNDFLYTNINNLLVFIENHDTNRFNEIYDGDVDKYKLAMTLILTTRGIPQLYYGSEIGMRGDKGKGDGDIRRDFPGGWESDEQSAFLKAERSAKQQEYYSFTKKLLNYRKDQPVLHFGKLLQYLPENNVYVYFRYNEDQRVMVVINNNPDEQVLNLSKYSEGLKNHISGKEIISGKSMELKDKLSIGGNKSMVIELN; encoded by the coding sequence ATGAAAAGACTATTTTTTATAAGTCTGTTTTTGATGAGTTTGAACGGTTTTTCACAGATTGAAAGAATTGAACCACCATTCTGGTGGACCGATATGAAAATGGACGAGCTTCAGGTGATGCTCTATGGAAAGGATATCGCCGAGTATGAAGTAAGTGCTGAGGAACCTGTAATTCTCAGGAACGTGCGGAGAACCGAAAATCCGAATTATCTTTTTGTAACGATCAATTCAGGTGATCTTGCAGCCGGAAAATATAAACTTAATTTTTCCAAAAACGGAAAAAAGAAATTTTCACGGAATTATGAATTGAAAGAACGTGAGGAAAATTCCGCAGAACGTGAAGGATTTGACGCTTCTGATGCGATTTACCTGATTATGCCCGATCGTTTTGCGAATGGAAATCCGGAAAATGATTCCAGTCCGGAGCTTCAGGAGAAAGCCAACCGAAGCAAACAGGGCGGTCGTCATGGTGGCGACATTCAGGGAATAATAGACCATCTTGATTACCTGGAGGACCTGGGAATTACGGCCTTGTGGAGCACGCCGCTTCTCGAAGACGACGATCCGCAATATTCCTATCATACCTATGCCATTAGCGATGCTTACAATATTGACAAACGCTATGGAAGCAATGAAGATTATCGAAGGCTGGCAGATGAAATGCATAAGCGGGACATGAAGCTTATCATGGATTATGTGACCAATCATTGGGGTGCCGAGCACTGGATGATCAAAGATCTGCCCACTTACGACTGGATCCATCAGTTTCCGGGTTACGAAAATTCAAATTATCGCATGACCACCCAATACGATCAGCATAAGTCTAAAAGAGATTTGAGGTATTGCGTTGACGGTTGGTTCACCAGCACTATGCCTGATCTGAATCAAAGCAATCCGCTGGTCCTGAAATATCTTACCCAAAATGCGATCTGGTGGATAGAATATGCAGGGCTTGACGGTTTCCGAGTGGATACGTATTCATATAACGACAAAGATGGAATCGCCAAATGGACTAAAGCGATAATGGATGAATATCCCCATTTCAATATTGTAGGCGAAGTATGGATGCACGACCAGGCGCAGATCTCGTACTGGCAAAAAGACAGTAGGATTGGTGCGATCCAGAGTTTCAATTCTTATTTGCCCTCGGTGATGGATTTTACCCTTCACGATGCCATTGGGACCATGTTTAATGAAGAAGAGCAAAACTGGGGTGAGGGAATGGTGAAGGCTTATGACAATTTCGTAAATGATTTTTTATATACAAATATTAATAATTTACTGGTTTTTATAGAAAATCACGATACCAACCGTTTCAATGAGATCTATGACGGTGATGTAGACAAATATAAACTTGCGATGACGCTGATCCTTACCACGCGGGGAATTCCGCAGCTTTATTACGGAAGCGAAATAGGAATGCGCGGCGATAAAGGCAAAGGCGATGGCGATATTCGCAGGGATTTTCCCGGAGGCTGGGAAAGTGACGAACAATCGGCTTTTTTAAAAGCTGAAAGGAGTGCGAAGCAGCAGGAATATTACTCGTTTACAAAAAAGCTCCTGAATTACCGGAAGGACCAGCCGGTGCTGCATTTTGGGAAATTACTTCAGTATTTGCCTGAAAACAATGTTTATGTGTATTTTAGGTATAATGAAGACCAAAGAGTAATGGTAGTGATCAATAATAATCCCGACGAGCAGGTGCTAAACCTGTCAAAATATAGCGAAGGCTTAAAAAACCATATTTCCGGCAAGGAGATCATTTCGGGAAAATCCATGGAACTAAAAGACAAACTCAGCATTGGTGGAAATAAATCTATGGTCATTGAACTGAATTAA